GCAATTACCGGCTCGACGATCCGGTGAGGACCGCGGCATCCCTGGCCGAACTGGTGCGGGCCGAGATGCTGCGTGTGTCCGACGCCCTTCTGATCCTGCGCCCGCGCTCCTGACCGGGCGGCCTTTCCACGGCCACTGCCCCCTGCCGCCCTCTGCCGCCGCAATCCATGTGCATGCGGCGATTCCAAGAACCCGCCAAAAATATTTTTCCGCTTTTCCCAGCTCGCGAACGTCAGGTCGGCATAGCATTCGGAATGCGTCGCAGTCGCAACTTGCGGCGCCTCTCCGGCCGTTCGAGACGACGCGATCATGAGGAAAAGCCAGGATGGGTTGGGGGAGCATGGAAACGAGTGAACGGGGGCGCCGGGGGGCGGCCCTGCTGCGGGCGGCGCTGCTGTGTTCGGCGACGATTGTCGTGGGAACTGCTGCGGGGGGCGGTGCCCTGGCGGCGTCGGCGAAGTCCGGCGGGCAGGTCGCCCAGGCCGATGGACAAGCCTCGGGCGCGCAAATGGCGGGGCAGCGGTTCGACATCGCCCCTCAAGGGTTGGTGACCGCACTCAACGCCTTCAGCGCGGCCAGCGGCTGGGAGGTCGGCTTCCCGGCCGAAGTGGCGCGCGGAGTGACCTCGCCCGGCGTGTCGGGCACCATGAGCGCCGCCGACGCGCTGCGCCGGCTGCTGTCGGGCACAGGCGTCTCCTTCCAGATGACCGGTCCGGGCCGCGCCATGCTGTCGCGGCCGCAGACCGGCGGCGTGGTGCTCGATCCGGTGACGGTGCAGGGCACGCGCGAGCGGGCGACCGGCCCGGTGGTGGGCTATGTCGCCCGCCAGAGCGCCACCGCGACCAAGACCGACACGCCAATCCTGGAAACGCCGCAGTCGGTTGCCGTCGTCACCCGCGACCAGATGGATGCCCAGGCGGCGCAGAATCTTGCCGACGCCCTGAACTACACGTCGGGCGTCACCACGGGGCGCAACGGCGAATCCTCCTCCTTCGGCGGTGACGGCATCTCGGTGCGCGGCTTCGGCGGCGACGGCACCACTGGCGTGTCCTTCAACGAGTATCTCGACGGGCTGCGGCTGAAGGGCAGCGGCTATCTGACCTCCGGCATCGATCCCTACCTGTTCGAACGGGTCGAGGTGCTGAAGGGGCCGGCCTCCGTTCTGTTCGGACAGGCCAGCCCCGGCGGTCTGGTCAACATGGTGACCAAGCAGCCCTCCCCCGACGCCAAGCACGAAATCCTGCTGCAGACCGGCAGCAACGGCCGCAAGCAGGCGGCACTGGATGTCGGCGGCGACGTCACCGGCGACGGCCGGCTGTCCTACCGCTTCGCAGGCGTCGGGCTGGACACCGAGACGCAAACCGACTTCACCGAGCGCCGCCGGCTGGCCGCCGCCCCGTCGGTGACCTGGAAGCCGACCGACGACACCAGCCTGACGCTCATCGGCCTCTACCAGCGCGACAATTTCGACGGCTCGCCGCTGAACTTCCTGCCGGCCCAGGGCACCCTGCTTTACAACCCCAACGGCAAGCTGCCGACCAGCTTCTTCATGGGCGATCCCAATTTCAACGAATGGGACCGCAAGACCATGAGCATCGGCTACCGGTTCGAACACCGGTTCGACGAGCATTGGACGGTGCGGCAGAATGCGCGCTACCTGCACAACGACCTCAGCTACAAGGGTCTCTATGCCGCCGGCCTCCAGGCCGACCTGCGCACCATGCGGCGCAGCGCCTTCTCGCTCACCGAGCGCGCCGACGACCTGACCATCGACAACCAGATCCAGGCGACCTTCGACACCGGACCGCTGCGCCACACCGTGCTGGCCGGCGTCGACCACCAGCGTCTGAAGAGCGATACGGTGCGCGGGCTAGCCACGGCACCGACCCTCGACATCTTCAACCCCGTCTATGGCCTGTCGATCGCCGATCCGCCGATCTACCAGAGCATCGCCACCCGCATCACCCAGACCGGTGTCTACGCCCAGGACCAGATCAAATGGGGCGGGCTGGTTCTGCTGATGGGCGGGCGGCAGGATTGGGCCGAGACCCGGCAGCGCAACCGGCTGAACCAGGGCACCTCGGCCCAGCAGTCCGATGCCTTCACAGGCCGGGTCGGCGCGCTCTACCTGTTCGACAACGGTCTCGCCCCCTATGCCAGCTACTCGGAGTCCTTCGAGCCGACCGCCGGCAGCGATTTCTTCGGCAGGCCCTTCGAACCGACCACCGGCCAGCAGTATGAGGCCGGGGTGAAGTACCAGCCTCCCGGCTCGAACAGCCTGCTCACCGTATCGGCCTTCCACATCACCCAGCAGAACGTCACCACCGCCGATCCCCAGCACACCAACTTCAACGTCCAGACCGGCGAGATCCGGTCGCGCGGCATCGAGGCGGAGGCGCGCATCAGCCTGGCCGAGGGGCTGAACGCGGTCGCCAGCTACACCTGGCTCGACGCCGAGGTGACCAAGAGCAACGACGTCAACCGCGGCAAGCGGCCGGTCGCCGTGCCAACCCATTCGGCATCGGCCTGGGGTGACTACACGGTGCAGGACGGCCCGCTGGCCGGCCTGGGCGGCGGCATCGGCGTTCGCTATGTCGGCTTCACCTACGGCGATCCGGCCAACAGCTTCAAGGTGCCGTCCCACACGCTGGTGGACGCCGCCCTGCGCTACGACCTGTCCCATCTGCATCCGCACCTGCAGGGCGTGCAGGCGGCGGTCAACGCCAGCAACCTGTTCGACAAGGAGTTCGTCTCGGCCTGCTCGCGGGCGACCAACTGCTATTACGGCCTGCGCCGCACCGTCATCGGCTCGCTGAAGTATTCCTGGTGAAACGGAAGGCCGAGATCGCGCTGCGGACCGTGACCGCCGTCGTCGGCGGGTACGCCCTCGCGGCGGGGACGGCGGCGGCGCTGGCCCTGGCGCTGCCGGCCGTGCAGGACCGGTCGGAGGCGGTGCTCACCGCCACCATGGCAGGGTTGCTGCCCTGCGTCCTGACCGTGGTGATGGTGTTCGCCGCCGCCAGCGCCCTGCGCGCCCTGGCCTGGACCGCCGGCCTGACGGCCGCGGCCTGGGCGGCGGTCTCACTGTTGACAAGCATGACGGGGATCGGGTCGTGAACGGCAGCTTCCGCCTGTCGATGACATGGCTGCACAATTGGGGCGGGCTGGTGGTCGGCTGGCTGCTGTTCTGTGTCTTCCTGACCGGAACCACCGCCTATGCCCGCCACGAGATCACCCGCTGGATGCAGCCCGAACGGGTCGAGGCCACGGACAGCCCCAATGCTGCAACCACCGCCATCGCCACCCTGTCGCGCGAAGCGCCGCAGGCGCGCCGCTGGCTGATCATGCTGCCCGACCAGCGGGAGACCGCGACCCAGGTCTATGTCTACAACCGGCCGGGGGTGCAGCCCGGCTTCCGACGGCTGGCGCTGGAGCCGGCGGACGGACGGCCGGTGCAGGCGCGGGCGACCTTCGGCGGCGATTTCCTCTACTACTTCCACTTCGACCTGCGGATTCCCGGCCCGGCGGGGCGCTATCTGGTCGGCATCGCCGGGGTGGCGCTGCTGGTGGCGCTGATCACCGGCTTCGTCATCCACCGCCGGGTCTTCTGGGATTTCTTCACCTTCCGCCCCGGCCGGTCGCGCACGCGGCTGTGGATGGACGTCCACAACGCGCTCGGCATCCTGGTTCTGCCCTATCACGCACTGATCACGGTGACTGGGCTGGTGCCGCTGATGCTGCTCTACCTGCCCTGG
Above is a genomic segment from Azospirillum humicireducens containing:
- a CDS encoding TonB-dependent siderophore receptor; protein product: METSERGRRGAALLRAALLCSATIVVGTAAGGGALAASAKSGGQVAQADGQASGAQMAGQRFDIAPQGLVTALNAFSAASGWEVGFPAEVARGVTSPGVSGTMSAADALRRLLSGTGVSFQMTGPGRAMLSRPQTGGVVLDPVTVQGTRERATGPVVGYVARQSATATKTDTPILETPQSVAVVTRDQMDAQAAQNLADALNYTSGVTTGRNGESSSFGGDGISVRGFGGDGTTGVSFNEYLDGLRLKGSGYLTSGIDPYLFERVEVLKGPASVLFGQASPGGLVNMVTKQPSPDAKHEILLQTGSNGRKQAALDVGGDVTGDGRLSYRFAGVGLDTETQTDFTERRRLAAAPSVTWKPTDDTSLTLIGLYQRDNFDGSPLNFLPAQGTLLYNPNGKLPTSFFMGDPNFNEWDRKTMSIGYRFEHRFDEHWTVRQNARYLHNDLSYKGLYAAGLQADLRTMRRSAFSLTERADDLTIDNQIQATFDTGPLRHTVLAGVDHQRLKSDTVRGLATAPTLDIFNPVYGLSIADPPIYQSIATRITQTGVYAQDQIKWGGLVLLMGGRQDWAETRQRNRLNQGTSAQQSDAFTGRVGALYLFDNGLAPYASYSESFEPTAGSDFFGRPFEPTTGQQYEAGVKYQPPGSNSLLTVSAFHITQQNVTTADPQHTNFNVQTGEIRSRGIEAEARISLAEGLNAVASYTWLDAEVTKSNDVNRGKRPVAVPTHSASAWGDYTVQDGPLAGLGGGIGVRYVGFTYGDPANSFKVPSHTLVDAALRYDLSHLHPHLQGVQAAVNASNLFDKEFVSACSRATNCYYGLRRTVIGSLKYSW